The sequence TGGAGTAACAACAGCTCTATTTGGTATCAGTTCAGTAATAATACCACCAATCGCTGCGGTTATTACTGCTAAAATGGGAGTAATATCTGCATTTAAGATTATTGGTGGAGCATTTACTCTGATTGTATGTATTAGTGCATTCTTCATAGAAAAATGCCCAGATGGATTTAAACCTGAGGGATGGGAACCTCCAGTACAAAAAAAATCAGGACCTAAAGCTAATATGGATTGGAAAGAAATGTTAAAAACACCTAAATTCTATATAATGATTACTTTACTTACTTGTGGAGCTTTTTCTGGACTTATGATTATTCCATTAGCTTCACCGCTGGCTAGAAAACTTATAGGAATGTCTACTGCGGAAGCTACTGTAGCAGTATCAGCACTAGCATTATTTAACGTAATGGGAAGAATTTGGGCTGGAAGTATTTCTGATAAAATAGGAAGAATCAATACTCTTGCTCTTGCATGTTCACTATCAATGATTGGATTAGGATTCTTATACATTTCAGGAAACGGGGACGTAACAACATTCTACATTGGATTATCTATTATCGGAATATGCTTTGGATCATTTATGGGAGTATATCCAGGATTTACAGCAGATCAATTTGGATCTAAAAACAACAGTGTTAATTTCGGAATAATGTTTTCAGGATTTGCAGTTGCAGGTTATTTCGGGCCGACAATTATGGTAAAAATTGCTAAAATGAGCAAAGTAGCCTTTCTTATTGCTATAGGTTTCAGTATTGCAGGTTTAGCGATAACTTTTATTTATAGAGTTGTAAATAAAAACGAAAATAGCGAATTATCTTATGAAAAGATGTAACAAGAATTAAGAAATAATTGAATATTATTTAAATAGAAGTTAAGCTATGTAAAAAAAAAGCTGAATAATATAGAAAAGTAAAAATATAGTGTTTTCATGTGGTTCCGGGGTAAATGCATCTTTAGATTACGCAGTTTACAGTGAATTTTTCTCCAATGGAAAGGTGTATATAGGAAGTTATTCCGATTGGACGAGTTATCCTGAAAACCCCATTGAAATAAAGGATGAAAACTAAAGTTTAGTAAAAAGGATGCTGATTAGTCTATCAGCATCCTTTTTTGTTAATACACATTCTTCATTTTAAGGTATTTTTTTAATGTACTGATATGCATTGGATAAAAATCTTTTTGCGATCTTTCCAGCCTTTCCTTTAATACTTTCAATGAAATCCACTGAATTTCCTGAGACTCATTGGAGGATCTAAGGAGCTGATTTTTCCTGCCGGTATTTCCAGTAAACCAATACCTTCCTTGGAATCTTTAACCCTTTTTTGTATCAAGATCATATCTTCTCCATTTCTATTCCCTTCTATAATCCCTCCTACTGCCGGAATAGTAAATTTTTCATTTTCCATTTCCCCACCTCCTTTTCTAATCATTGATCCATCATACCATTTTTTATATCATTATCTCTTCTTTTAATAAACTAAATAAAATATAAAACACTTTCCTGTCAGATATAATAAAGTCTAATAATACTAACATTTTTATAAATGGGTTCATTTTCTGTCACTTCCACCAAGAAATCCCTATTGCGAAGATTGCAGTTTTAAAATAGTAGAAAAAAAGTCACTATAAAGTGACTTTTTTTAGTTGAACCCAATGGATTATATTTAATTCTGTTATTTTTGGAGTACTATACTCAATTTAACATTCCAGGGAAGTCCAAGGCTCATTTTTTTTTAATACTAAATATGGAGTCTGTGTTCTGCAAAATATAATTTCTTGTATCTAATAATGAATGAGTTTTTCTATAGGAATAAACATTTTCATAAGCTATAGAAAAATCTTCTATATAATCTGTAAATTCTTTTAATAACAGATTCGTATCTTTATTAACTTCTATGTGAAAGGGATTGATTGCATGAAATTTAATTCCTGTAATTTTTGACCCTTTACCTTTTTGACTTTTAATCTTTTCTATATAGATATGTGGAGTAACCAATTCCAAATCTCTTAATACAGGCTTTAAAACCTTTGCTTCAAAATCATAAAATCTTTTATACTTATCCTCTGGTATATTTAAAACTTTTTTGAAATCGATTAAATTTAACTCAAACTCAAATTCCTTCTTAGGACTAACATTCTTTATAAATAATTTAAAAAGGTTATAACTATACATAGATTTGAACCTTAATATAGCTAAGATATTAAATCGATTAAAAAAATTGCCATAATTATGAGCTAAACGAAGTTCCTCCGATAGCTTGTATATTACTTTATTTTCCTGAAATACCACTATATTGAAAATACTAAAGTAAAGGGATGTCAATTCCTTTTCCCCTTTATATATAGATGCGCTAATTACTTTTTTATTCATGCTGTAAATATATTTTTTAAGTTCCTCAATAGTTAAATTGAAAACCTTAAAGTCAAAGATGAATTCAGAGTATTCCTTTTCTAAATCAAAATAAGTCAGGAATAAATTTAAAATTTCCTGCTCTTTTTTTGTTAGTCTAGGTGAAATATCTATGTCAAAGTCGTACTTCTCAAGGTTGAAGTCCTGCTTTTTTAAAAAATAATACATAATCCTCCCTTATGAAAAAAAAAATAGTTGTTGTTTAAAGACGAAAAATTAGTTTTATTTTTCTCTACTTTAGTAGTATAAGCTATATTTTGTCTGAATTCAAGTTTTTTATGACGAAAACAGATCAAAAACAGTGCCTTTGAACAAAATTAAAATAAAATATATACTTTATACAGATAAAGGAGGGGATTATATGAGTTATAAAGAATTAGCAAAAGAGATAATAAATCTAATAGGGGGTGCTGAAAATATCAGAAGTGTGGCACACTGCATAACAAGATTGAGGTTCAAATTAAAAGATGAGGGGAAAGCAGAAACAGAAACTTTGAAAAAGTTAGACGGAATAACAACAGTAGTGCAAAGTGGTGGACAATATCAAGTTGTAATAGGGAATCATGTACCAGATGTATATAAAGAGCTTATAAAAATAGCCGGAATAGAGGCAGATAATACAGAAGAAGAAGAAGAAGAAGAAGAAGAAGAAGAAGAAGAAGATCTTCCAAAGGGGAAAGTTCTAGATAGAGTAATAGATGTAATATCGGGAGTATTCACACCTGTTTTAGGTCTATTAGCCGCAACCGGGATGATAAAAGGATTTACAGCTTTACTTGCAGCACTTGGACTTATATCTGCAGGTTCAGGTACTTATGAAATACTACTAGCTACAGGAGATAGTTTCTTTTATTTCTTTCCTATATTCTTAGGATATACAGCGGCCAAAAAGTTTAATAGTAATGTATTTATAGGTATGGCTATAGGAGCAACATTGGTCTATCCAACTTTAGGAGGATTAAGATCCGGCGAGACACTGTTTACATTATTTCAAGGAACATCTATAGAATCTCCTATACATGTGACTTTTATGAAAATACCGGTTATATTGATGAATTATTCATCCAGTGTAATACCTATAATAATTGCAGTGATGTTTAGTTCAAAGGTAGAAAGATTCTTTAATAAAGTAATACCAAGTGTTGTAAGGCTATTTTTAGTTCCATTTTGTACATTATTGTTAGTAATGCCGATAACATTAATAGTTATAGGTCCTTTAGCAACATGGGCAGGACAATTATTGGGAATTATTACTATGTCTATCAATAATTTTAGCCCTATATTATTAGGTTTATTTTTGGGTGGTTTCTGGCAAATATTTGTAATATTTGGTCTGCATTGGGGACTTGTTCCATTAGCGATAAATAATTTGACAGTACTTGGATCTGATCCAATCCTTGCAGCTATTTTTGGGGCTTCATTTGCACAAACAGGAGTTGTATTGGCAATATTATTAAAAACTAAGGATAAAAAACTAAAAG comes from Psychrilyobacter piezotolerans and encodes:
- a CDS encoding L-lactate MFS transporter, with translation MDYSKKRWLILIASCFINLCIGSLYAWSVFSAPMAEYLSQINGVKITPAHLTVVFIVANSVGPITMISGGKINDTFGPKLVIFVGGLMFGGGMILSGFAKSVSSLILSYGVITGLGLGMVYGCTISTSIKFFPDKRGFVGGVTTALFGISSVIIPPIAAVITAKMGVISAFKIIGGAFTLIVCISAFFIEKCPDGFKPEGWEPPVQKKSGPKANMDWKEMLKTPKFYIMITLLTCGAFSGLMIIPLASPLARKLIGMSTAEATVAVSALALFNVMGRIWAGSISDKIGRINTLALACSLSMIGLGFLYISGNGDVTTFYIGLSIIGICFGSFMGVYPGFTADQFGSKNNSVNFGIMFSGFAVAGYFGPTIMVKIAKMSKVAFLIAIGFSIAGLAITFIYRVVNKNENSELSYEKM
- a CDS encoding replication initiation protein, with protein sequence MYYFLKKQDFNLEKYDFDIDISPRLTKKEQEILNLFLTYFDLEKEYSEFIFDFKVFNLTIEELKKYIYSMNKKVISASIYKGEKELTSLYFSIFNIVVFQENKVIYKLSEELRLAHNYGNFFNRFNILAILRFKSMYSYNLFKLFIKNVSPKKEFEFELNLIDFKKVLNIPEDKYKRFYDFEAKVLKPVLRDLELVTPHIYIEKIKSQKGKGSKITGIKFHAINPFHIEVNKDTNLLLKEFTDYIEDFSIAYENVYSYRKTHSLLDTRNYILQNTDSIFSIKKK
- a CDS encoding beta-glucoside-specific PTS transporter subunit IIABC; protein product: MSYKELAKEIINLIGGAENIRSVAHCITRLRFKLKDEGKAETETLKKLDGITTVVQSGGQYQVVIGNHVPDVYKELIKIAGIEADNTEEEEEEEEEEEEEDLPKGKVLDRVIDVISGVFTPVLGLLAATGMIKGFTALLAALGLISAGSGTYEILLATGDSFFYFFPIFLGYTAAKKFNSNVFIGMAIGATLVYPTLGGLRSGETLFTLFQGTSIESPIHVTFMKIPVILMNYSSSVIPIIIAVMFSSKVERFFNKVIPSVVRLFLVPFCTLLLVMPITLIVIGPLATWAGQLLGIITMSINNFSPILLGLFLGGFWQIFVIFGLHWGLVPLAINNLTVLGSDPILAAIFGASFAQTGVVLAILLKTKDKKLKALSLSAVISGTFGVTEPAIYGITLPRKKPFIISCIAASISGGISGFFGSKIFMMGGLGIFGLPTFIHPERGLGMEFLGGMAAMTVGFILAFLVTYFFGYKDEEVVEKREKIEVEKGKIYSPLKGLVKNLTETADEAFASGALGKGVVIIPTEGKLVAPVSGEVSVFFPTGHAVAMETEDGAEILMHVGIDTVQLKGKHFYPKVAEGAIVEAGDLLLEFDMDMIKKEGYSLHTPVIISNSDDYSEVINTGKEKINFSEELLRIIL